Below is a genomic region from Streptomyces roseoviridis.
GCTGCTCAACCCGGCCTACGGCAACAGCTGTGCCAACCGCTCCACCGACGGCGGCGGTCACGGCTCCGAGGCCGGCGGCCCGGCGCACAAGGACCTGCCGGGCACCGCTCACGCCGGTTCGTCGGACAGCGGTTCGCGCGGCGGCGGGTCGTCCACCGGCGGCGGGGCCACCGCCGAGAGCCGCACCGAAGGCTCCCCGGGCGTGCTGTCCGGCAACGGCGTCCAGCTGCCGATCGACCTCCCCGTCAACATCAGCGGCAACTCGGTCAACGTCGTGGGCATCGGCAACCCGGCCTTCGGCAACACGTCGGTCAACGAGTCCGAGGAGGAGTGCGAGCACCCCGAGACGCCCACCCCCCGGCCGCAGACCCCGAACCGCAACGTGCCGCCCGCCCCGAGCGGCGACGACGCCCCCCGGCCCGCCCCGCAGTCCCGCTCCGTCGAGCTCGCCAGCACGGGATCGGACGGCGTCGGCTACGTCGCCCCGGCCGCAGCCGCGCTGCTCCTCGGCGGCGCGATCATGTACCGCAGGGCCCGCGGCGCGGGCGGCGAGGTCTGACGGCGCAGTCCGCCATCACGGACGGAACGGAGCCGTCCCCCTGCCGACACAGGGGGCGGCGCCCCAGCGGATCACGCCCGGCTGTGAACCCCGGCTGTGAACCCCCGGCTGTGAACCCCCGGTCTTGTCAACTCCCGGCTCACGGCGTGCGGTTCTGAGCGTGCGGTCGTCGCCGCTGTCCGGCTCAGGTCCGGCCCGGTCCGCCCCGTCCGCCGCGTGCGCCTCAGTCCGCACGCCAGGCCCGGAGCACCGCCTCGATGGCCGGTGCCACCCTCGACCGGGCCTGGTGACGGGGGACACCGGACATGAGCAGGGTGTCGTAGTCGGTGTCGACATGGCGTACGGCGGCCCGCACCGCGGCCGTGACCGCGCCCCGGTCAAGGGCCCGGCCGGCGGCCGTGCGGCCCACCCGCCCGCTGCCCTTCGCCGAGGCGTGCGCGGCGATCCGCTCGGCCCGCTCGGCCGGGCAGCCCGGGAACAGCCGCAGGATCTCCGCCTCCAGGGCCGCCGTGACCTCGGCGTCCCGTTCGGCCCGCCGGGCCGCGTCCCGGGCCCGGCGCCGTGCCCGTGCCTCCGCGTCCGCGAGGCAGGCCGCCTCCGCCCGGGCCAGCGCCGCCTCCTCGACGAGCAGGCCCTGACGCTCGTACCGCGTCCGGCGCCGGTTGTGACGGACCACCACCGCCCACAGACCGCTGCCCTCGCGGGCGCGCCGGGTGAGGGCGGTGTCGCCGCGGGGGAGGAAGACGAGGTGGCCGAGGTCGGCGCAGTCCAGGCAGACGGGCGCGTTGAACTCGACGATCATCCGCTCCAGCGGCTCCTGGCGGCACTCCGAGCAGCGTCGCCGCCGGAGCGGCTCGACCACGACCGGGGCGACGAGATCCACGACGGTTTTCTACCCCTGCGCCCCGGCGCGCACCCCTCGGCGCTTGCCGGCGCGCGGTGTTCACGAGGGGCGCGGACTCGGCGAGCGCCTTCGTCCCGGCAGCCGGGGCCCGGCGGCGCGCGGCCTACTGCCGGTAGCTGCTCAGGAACCGGCCGATGCGGCTGATCGCGGCGTCCAGGTCGTCCGCGTACGGCAGGGTGAGGATGCGGAAGTGGTCCGGCCGGTGCCAGTTGAAGCCGGTGCCCTGCACCACCTGGATCTTCTCCCGCAGCAGCAGGTCGAGGACGAACTTCTCGTCGTCGTGGATCGCGTGCACGGCCGGGTCGAGGCGCGGGAAGGCGTAGAGCGCGCCCTTCGGTTTCACGCAGGAGACGCCGGGGATCTCGTTGAGCTTCTCCCAGGCCCGGTCGCGCTGCTCGCGCAGCCGGCCGCCGGGGGCGGTGAGCTCGTGGATGGACTGCCGGCCGCCGAGCGCGGCCTGGATGGCGTACTGGGCGGGCGCGTTGGGGCACAGCCGCATGGAGGCCAGCATGGTCAGGCCCTCCAGATAGCTCTTGGCGTGCTCGCGCGGGCCGGTGACGACCAGCCAGCCGGAGCGGAACCCGGCCACCCGGTAGGTCTTGGACAGGCCGCCGAAGGTGAGGACCACCAGGTCGGGGGCGAGCGCGGCGGTGGGGTGGTGGACGGCCTCGTCGTAGACGATCTGGTCGTAGATCTCGTCGGAGAAGACCATCAGGCCGTGGCGGCGGGCGAGGTCGAGGATGCCCTCCACGATCTCCTTCGGATAGACCGCGCCCGTCGGGTTGTTCGGGTTGATGACGACCACGGCCCGGGTCCGGTCGGTGATCTTCGACGCCATGTCGTCGAGGTCGGGATACCAGTCGGCGGACTCGTCGCACAGGTAGTGCACGGGCCTGCCGCCCGCGAGAGTCGTGACGGCGGTCCACAGCGGGTAGTCGGGGGCCGGGATGAGGACCTCGTCGCCGTCCTCCAGGAGCGCCTGGGTGGCCATGGAGATGAGCTCGGAGACTCCGTTGCCGAGGTAGACGTCGTCGACGTCCACCTCCGTGAGGCCCATCGACTGACAGCGCTGCACGACGGCGCGGCGGGCGGACAGGATGCCGCGGGAGTCGGTGTAGCCGTGCGCCTTGGGGAGCATCCGGATCATGTCCTGGACGATCTCCTCGGGCGCCTCGAAGCCGAAGAGCGCGGGGTTGCCGGTGTTGAGGCGCAGGACGCTGTGGCCCGCCTCCTCCAGGGCGTTGGCCTGCTCGATGACCGGGCCGCGGATCTCGTAGCAGACCTCGCTCAGCTTGCTCGACTGCCGGAACTCCATGCGCCGACCTCCCCAGATGTGTGGATGCTTGGTTTTACCAAGTTCGAGCTTGGAAAGTCCAACAACATGTCTAGACTGCGTCGCATGCCACGCCAGCCTCGCCGTCGAAGCTATGACCAGTACTGCGCCGCAGCCCGCGCCCTCGATGTGGTCGGCGACCGGTGGACCCTGCTGATCGTCCGTGAACTCCTCGCCGGACCGCGCCGCTACACCGATCTGCACGCCGACCTCCCCGGCGTCAGCACCGACATGCTCGCGGGCCGGCTCAAGGACATGGAGGGCGCCGAACTCGTCACCCGCCGGCGGCTGCCGCCCCCGGCCTCCGCCTCCGTGTACGAGCTCACCGGCCGCGGCCGCGACCTGCTGCCCGTCCTGCGCGCCCTGGCCGCCTGGGGCGCGCCCGCCCTCGACGAGCCCCGGCCCACCGACGCCGTGCGCGCCCACTGGTTCGCGATCCCGCTGCTCACCGTTCTTGAAGGGCTGGGGGCACGGGTCGTCCAGGTGTCCCTCGACGAAGGGGAGTTCCACGTACGGACGGGGGGCGACGGACAGGTGGAGTACGGGGAGGGGCCGGCCGCCGACGCCGAGGTGTGTCTGCGCACCGACACGGCGACCTGCCGGGCCCTGGCCGGCGGGGAGCTGACCCTCACCGAGGCGGTCACGGCCGGCCGCGCCGAGCTCCGTGCGTCCGCGGGGGCCACAGTGCTCTAGGCGGTCGCGTGACCGATCGGCGGCGGTCAGCTCCCGGTCGTCGGGCCGGAAGGCGGGGAGGCGGCCGGGGCGGCGGCTATCAGGGGCATGGCCTGCGAGGAGGCCCGGACGCCGCGCGGCGCGAGCTCCAGGGGCCCGGCAGCGGGTGAGCGTCTCCCTCTTGAAACCCTGTCGTCAGCGGCAAGGTCAAGCCGGCGGATCGGATCCTGGATATCGGATCCTGGATATCGGATCCAAGACAAGGCGTCCGGCGTGGGGGATCGGATCCGATATCCAGGATCCCTGCGGCACGGGCCCTGTGGCACGGGCCCTGCGACGTGATCCATGCGGCAGTATGGGACGGATGCGATTCGAAGCGATCAGCTGGGAGCGGCTGGCCGACGCCGTGGCCGACCGCGTCGACGGAGCCGAGCCCGCGGACGGCAGCGACTGGCACAAGGTCGGCGTCGACGGTGCTCCCGCCGCGCCCGGCGGGGAGTTCGCCGACCGGGTCGCCGCGGCGCTGAGGCTGCGCGGGCGGTCGGTGATCGTCGTGGCGACCGGCGGCTTCCTGAGGCCGGCGTCGCTGCGCTTCGAACACGGGAAGCAGGACCCGGACGCGTACTACAGCGGCTGGTACGACACCGGGGCGTTGTGGCGGGAGGTGTTCGGCCCGCTGGAGCCGGGCGGCAGCGGACGCGTGCTGCCCGACCTCTGGGACCCCGTCACCGACCGCGCCACCCGCAGCCCCGCCGTACCGCTGCCGCCCGGCGGAGTCCTCGTGGTCCACGGGCCGTTCCTGCTCGGCCACTGGTTCCCCTTCGACCTGAAGGTGCACCTGCGCCTGTCCGCCGGCGCGCTCGCCCGCCGCACCAACCAGCCGTGGACGCTGCCCGCCTTCGCGCGCTACGAGGACGAGGTCGGCCCCGCCGATGTCGCCGACGTCGTCGTCCGCGCCGACGACCCGCGCCGTCCGGCCTGGACCGGCTTCACCGCCTAGCGGGTGCCCTGTCGATCGGGTGTCTGTTGATCAGGTGCCTGTTGATCAGGTGTTCGTCGATCACGTATGAGCGCGGCGGGGTCGGCGAGACGCCCCCACCGGCCCCGGCCTCGGCCCCGGGCCGCCGTCTCAGGGACGGCCGCCCACCCGCGTCACGGCACGGGCGCCTGCCCGGCAGCCGGACCCGGCCGCGTCGACCGGGTCCGCGCCGGCGAGCAGGGAGGCCAGGAAGGCGCCGGTGAAGGCGTCGCCCGCGCCCGTGGAGTCGACCGGTCGGGCCGGGGGCGCCGGCACGCGGGCCGTCACCCGTCCACCGGCGGCGAGGACCGCGCCGGCGGCACCCAGGGTGACCGCGACCAGCGGGAAGCGGCGACTGAGGACGGCCGCGGCCTCGGCGGGGTCCGCGTGGCCGGTCAGCAGGCGGGCCTCGTCCGCGTTCGGCAGCAGGCACTCCGCGCCGTCCACGGCGGCGAGGAACGCCTCCGGGCCCAGCTCCGCGAGGAAACCCGCCGACGCCGGGTCCACGCTCACCGGGACGCCCGCCGCGCTCGCGTCCCGCAGCACCCGCCCGGCCGCCTCGCGGCTCGGGCCGGCGAAGAACAGATAGCCCGACAGATGGACGCGGGCGGCCCCGTCCAGCAGCTCCGGCGACCAGTCGGCGGGCGAGAGCCGCAGCGCCGCCCCGCTGTCCGTCAGGAACGTCCGCTCCGCGTCCGCGCCGACCAGCGCGATCACCGACGCCGTCGGCGCCTCCGGGTCCGCGACGAGCACCGGCCGTACGCCCGCCCGACGCAGCGCCTGGTCGTGCCAGGACACGGAATCGGTGCCCACGCGCGCGAGGAGCCGTACCTCGGTACATCCCGAACGGGCCGCCCAGCAGGCCACGTTCGCCCCGGCGCCGCCGGGCAGGGTCCGGATCTCCGCCGCCGTGTCCGTCGCGGGCGCGAGCGGCGTACGGTGCCGGGCGACCACGTCGGTGACGACGTCACCGACCACCAGAAGCGCGCCGGGGCCGGTCACGGCCGGGCGCGGTAGGCCGACGCGATCCGGGCGGCGATCCACACGTTGCCCCGTACCGCGGCCAGGTTGGCCTCCAGGGACGCCCCTTCCGTGTGCGTCGTGAGGTACTCCAGGAGGAACGGGGTCACCGCCTGCCCGGTGACGCCCTTCTCCCGCGCCGCCGCGAGCCCCTCCGCGAGGACCCGGTCGTGCAGGGCCGGGTCGAGCTGCCGTTCCGGCGCGACGGGATGGGCCACGATCAGCGCCGAGCGCGGCCCGCCCAGCTCGTCCTGGGCACGCATCACCCGCGCCACGCCCTGCGGGGTGCCCACCGTCCAGTCGACGCGCTCGCCGGAGGAGGTGAGGTAGAAACCGGGGAACGTCTCCGTCCCGTAGCCGACGACGGTCACCCCGAGGGTCTCCAGGCGCTGCAGGGTCGCGGGCACGTCCAGGATCGACTTCACCCCGGCGCACACCACCGTGACACCGACCTGGGCGAGCAGCCGCAGGTCCGCGGACTCGTCCTGCGTCTCCGCCCACTCCCGGTGGACCCCGCCGAGCCCGCCGGTCGCGAACACCCGTATACCGGCGGTGTCGGCGAGCAGCGCCGTCGCCGAGACCGTCGTCGCTCCCGTCGCCCCGGTCGCGAGCGCCGGCGCCAGGTCGCGGTGGCCGAGCTTCCGTACCGACGGGTCCTCCGCGATCCGCGCGAGTCCCGCCTCGTCCAGGCCGATCCGGACCGTGCCGTCGACGACCGCGATGGTGGCGGGCACCGCCCCGCCGTCCCGCACCAGGGCCTCCAGCTCACGGGCGACCGTCAGGTTGCGCGGGCGCGGCAGGCCGTGCGCGATGATCGTCGACTCGAGCGCGACGACGGGGTGCCCCTCGTGGAGCGCCTCCCGTACCTCTTCGGACACGTGTGTGGGCATGGTGGATCTCTGGCGCACCCACAGGTCCCGCAAACCTCGCGGCCGGCATCAGCCACAGCGCGGCACCCCTCCTCGCGTGCAGGCCGTGCCGACATCAGCCACAGCGCGGCACCCCCCCCGCACGCAGGCCGTGCCGGCATCAGTCACAGCGCGGCAGCCCCGGCAGGCGGGCCGCGTGCACCACCTGGATCACCGGGCGTGCGCCGGCCGTCTTGGCGTTCCCGAGGCTGTACGCGACCGCCAGGGCGTCGCCCGAGGCCGCGGCGTAGCCGTAGGGCGGGGTGATCGCCGCGTACGCGCCCGAGTCGAGGTCCAGGGCGTAGGAGGTCTCGGGCGTGCGCCAGGTGACCAGGCGCCCGGCGATCCGCAGCTGGTCCATGCCGTCGGCGGCGGGGGAGGCCGTCACGGCGGCCCAGGGCCGGGCCTCGCCCGTGCGCCACACCATCAGCCGGGGCGCGGTCTCGCCCGCCACCCACGCCCACGTGGTGCCGTCGGAGACGAGGGAGCGGACGTCGCGCAGGGCGGCGATCGGCGGGGGCAGCGCGGCCGTCCGGCCGTCCGCGAGGGAGACGGCCGCCGCCCGCGTCCGGTCACCCGCGGCCTCCCGCCACACCAGCAGGCCGCCGGCCGCGAACGGCGTGTCGAGGACGCCGGTGTGCCACGGGCGCGCGTGCCCGCCGTCCGCCGGGGCGGCGAACACGGTCGCCTTTCCCGCGCCCGTGCCCTGCGCCCACAGCACGGTGCCGTCGTGGACGACGGGCCGGGGGAGCGGGCCCGGCATGTCGGCGCGGGCGAGGCGCCGGGACCTGCCGGTCGTCGCGTCCCACACGTACAGGCTCCAGGGACTGTCGAGCGTCCGGCCCTCCAGGACGGCGAAGGCGGCCCAGCGGCGTCCGTCGAAGTCGGCGGCGAGCAGCTGGTGTTCGACGGGGTCGGCGAACCGGAGCAGCGTCCGCGGTGACGTTTCGCCCGGGCGGACGAGGACGGCCCGGCGCCCCCGCGCACCGGTGAGCTGGAGTGCGGTCCAGCCCGGCCCCGTGTCCGCGAGCACCGGGCGCTCCCCGGTCGGCGGCCGGTACGCGCCGTCGGCGAACGCGCCCCGCCACGCGGCGGGCAGCGGCACCTCGCAGGCTCCGCCCCGTGCCGGTGCGGGGCCCGGTGCGGTGGCCGAGGCGGGAGCGGTGCCCGGAACGGGGGACGGGGGAGTGGCGGAGGGGGCGGAAGCCGCGGTGGCAGGCTTCGGGACGGGGGCGGGTCCGCCGACTCCCGGCGAGCACCCCATGAGGAGGGCGCCCGCCAGGAGAAGGCAGCGGACGTGCCTACCAGACGTAGCCACGGCCGCCCATGATGGTGGTGATCGTGTCGGACGAGATGTGCGCCGACTTCGGTACGGACGCGGCCCACGAGATGACGCTGGTGCTCACCCCGCCCACCGGGTCCAGGTAGTTGACCTGCCCGGCGGCCGTGTCGGTGTTGTAGCCGTCGATCGCCACCCAGTGGAAGATCTCGATGTTCGGGTGCCCCACGAGGTGGGGGCCGCCCGGCACCTCCCAGGCGTTGCCCGCGATCGCGTAGTCGTGGTCGGTGTTGTGCGTGATGTGCTGCTTGAAGTTGGTCTTGTCGGTCGCGGTCGGGGTGTAGGGCAGTGCCTTCGGTACGTAACCGGCGCCGGGCAGGCGGTGGTTGAGCGCGTCGGCCATCGGGTAGCCGGTCGGGCTCGGCACGTTGATGTTGATCCCGTACCAGGCGGTGCCGTTGGTGTTCGTCTTGAGCAGGGTCGCCGCGTCCTGCTGCGAGCGGCCGGCGACCTCGTCGTAGGCGGACTGCGCGATCACCAGGGTGGCCGGGCCGCACCAGTAGGAGGTCTTCTGCGACTGGTGGATGCCGCCGGACAGCTTGTACCCGGCGAGCGCACCGGCGGCACCCAGGGTGCGCACCCGCTCGTACGTTCTCGCCGCCTCGGCCTGCTTGGCGTCGGCGAGCCGCCGCTGGGCGGGCGTCAGGCGCTGGGGCCCGAGGGTGTCGACGGCAGCTTTGTACGCGGCGCCGGGCGCCGTCTCGGGCACCGGCCGACCGGTCGAGGCCGCCGAGGAGGCGGGGGCGGTGGTGACGGCGGTCAGCAGTGCGGCGGCGCCGAGGACGGCGACGCGGACATGGGTGGGGGTCATCGCACTCTCCTGTCCGAAGTGGGGGGAGGGGCGGCCGAGAACGAGCCGCTGCGGGGGAGTGTGACGGTCCGGCGCCCCAGCTGACAGAGGGCACGACGTAATCACGGGGACCAACATTGGGCGCACCAAAGGCGCCGCCTCCGACCAGCGGAGACCTCCGCCGACAGCGCCCGCCCGGACCACGGTTTTCGGCGCCCGGACGCGGGGACGCGGGGCGCGGGATGCGGCGGCGCGAGGGTGCGGGGTGCGGGGTGCGGGACGCCGGGTCCCGCGGACGCGGGGACGGGCGGGCGCCAGAGTGCGGGGCCCGGGCAGGGGCTCGCGGCCCGTACCCCGTCCGACCGGCCCCCGCCCCCGCCGCTGCGGAATCGGTGCCCGGCCACCCCGCTCCCGGCCCCCTCGGCGCCACTCGCCCCGAGGTGGCGGGGCCCATCCGCGCTGCGGATTCCGTCGTGGTCCCGCAGGGCGAGAAGTGCCTGTTCGGAGCGGTGACCACGGCGCCGAGCCGTACCGGCTCCCACCTCCGTCAGGAGCCACGGGCCCCGGCTACAGTCACCGCCCATGACCACACACGCGCAGCCCTCCTTCGCCGTCCACATCCCCGACGCCGAGCTCGAGCCCGAGCCGCTCGACCCGGGTCAGATCCTGTCCGGCAGCCCCGAGGTGACCGGCAAGGTCCTGTGGGAGTCCGCCGACGGAAAGCAGATCCGCGGCATCTGGCAGATCACCCCGGGGGTGGTCACCGACACCGAGGCGAACGAGCTCTTCGTCGTCGTCAGCGGCCGTGCCACGGTCGCCGTCGAGGGCGGCGACACCCTGGAGATCGGGCCCGGAGACGCCTGCGTGCTGCGCGAGGGCGACCGCACCACGTGGACGGTGCACGAGACCCTGCGCAAGGCGTACCACATCAGTCTCTGAGGCGCGGGACGGTCCCGGTCCCCTCGGGGAGAAGCCGCGTAGAGGGTCTGGTAGGAAACTTTCCTATCAGCTAGCATCCCGGGCGGCGGCTTGGCGCGGCGCCCGTTCCCCGACGTGCTCGGGGCGCGGGCGTGACGCGCTCAGTGAGAGCTCTGACCCGGCCGCCACGCACCGCGGCACGCCCTCCGGCGCCCGACGCCGGCGGACCGGGCCGCGTTGCCCGCACCGGTGCCCAGCTCTCATCCTTCCCAGGCAAGGGAGTCACAGGTATGCGCCCGCACGCCTCAGCCCCACCGCACCGCCCCGTCCTGACCCTCCTCCTCGCCGCCGTGCTGCTCGTCACCGGCGGCCTGCTGCTCGCCTCGCCCGGCCGCGCCGACGCCGCCGACCCGCTCCTCTCCCGCGGCAAGCCCGCCACCTCCTCCTCGGACGAGGACTCGACCCTCACCCCCGACAAGGCCTTCGACGGCAACCCCGCCACCCGCTGGGCCAGCGCCGAGGGCTCCGACCCCCAGTGGCTCCGCGTCGACCTCGGCACCACCGCCTCCGTCTCCCGCGTCCGCCTCTCCTGGGAGGTCGCCTACGCCAAGGCGTACCGCGTCGAGATCTCCGCCGACGGAGTCACCTGGACCACGCTCGCCACCGAGACCGCCGGCAACGGCGGCACGGACGACTGGACCGGACTCACCGGCAAGGGCCGCCACCTCCGCGTCTACGGAACCGCCCGCGGCACCTCGTACGGCTACTCCCTCTGGGAGATGGAGGTCTACGGCATCGCCGACGGCACCACCCCGCCGCCCACCACCGGCGCCTTCACGGCCGTCGCCGCCGGCGACATCGCCGCCCAGTGCACCGCCTCCAGCAGCTCCTGCGCCCACCCCAAGACCGCAGCGCAGGCCCAGCGGATCAACCCGAAGTTCTATCTGACGATGGGCGACAACCAGTACGACGACGCCCGGCTGTCCGACTTCCGGAACTACTACGACAAGACCTGGGGTGCCTTCAAGGCCAAGACGCGGCCCGCGCCCGGCAACCACGAGACCTACGACCCCGCCGGCTCCCTGGCCGGCTACAAGTCGTACTTCGGCGCGATCGCCTACCCGGCGGGCAAGCCCTACTACAGCTACGACGAGGGCAACTGGCACTTCATCGCCCTCGACTCCAACTCCTTCGACGACCCCGCCCAGATCCAGTGGCTGAAGGACGACCTCGCCCGCACCACCAAGGGCTGTGTCGCCGCCTACTTCCACCACCCGCTCTACTCCTCGGGCGGCCACGGCAACGACCCCGTCTCCAAGCCCGTCTGGCGGATCCTCTACGCCGCCAAGGCCGACCTGGTCCTCAACGGGCACGACCACCACTACGAGCGCTTCGCCCCGCAGGACCCGGACGGCCGGGCCACCTCCGACGGGATCGTCGAGATCGTCGGCGGCATGGGCGGCGCCGAGCCGTACCCCATCGAGACCGTCCAGCCCAACAGCCAGAAGCGGATCAGCGGCACTTACGGGGTGCTGAAGCTGGACTTCACCGACACCACGTACACCTGGCAGTACGTCGGCACCGACGGCCAGGTCAAGGACGCCGGCCCGACCTACACCTGCCACTGATGTACCTCGCGACCACCGGTCGCCCGAGCGTGCCGCCCGCCCCTTCGGGGGCGCGGCGGCGCGTCTCCGGCACCGTCCTCGCCCTCGGCACGGTCAGTCTGGTCACCGACGTGTCCTCCGAGATGGTCACGGCCGTCCTGCCGCTCTACCTGGTGCTCGGACTCGGCCTCACGCCCCTTCAGTTCGGCTTCCTCGACGGCCTCTTCAACGGCGCCACCGCGCTCGTACGGCTCGCCGGCGGCCACGTCGCC
It encodes:
- a CDS encoding chaplin; this encodes MRQIRRSGLATLLVTGGALALSAGAAHADSAAQGTAVGSPGVGSGNTVQLPVDAPVNVCGNTVNVVGLLNPAYGNSCANRSTDGGGHGSEAGGPAHKDLPGTAHAGSSDSGSRGGGSSTGGGATAESRTEGSPGVLSGNGVQLPIDLPVNISGNSVNVVGIGNPAFGNTSVNESEEECEHPETPTPRPQTPNRNVPPAPSGDDAPRPAPQSRSVELASTGSDGVGYVAPAAAALLLGGAIMYRRARGAGGEV
- a CDS encoding DUF2293 domain-containing protein, producing MDLVAPVVVEPLRRRRCSECRQEPLERMIVEFNAPVCLDCADLGHLVFLPRGDTALTRRAREGSGLWAVVVRHNRRRTRYERQGLLVEEAALARAEAACLADAEARARRRARDAARRAERDAEVTAALEAEILRLFPGCPAERAERIAAHASAKGSGRVGRTAAGRALDRGAVTAAVRAAVRHVDTDYDTLLMSGVPRHQARSRVAPAIEAVLRAWRAD
- a CDS encoding pyridoxal phosphate-dependent aminotransferase, with translation MEFRQSSKLSEVCYEIRGPVIEQANALEEAGHSVLRLNTGNPALFGFEAPEEIVQDMIRMLPKAHGYTDSRGILSARRAVVQRCQSMGLTEVDVDDVYLGNGVSELISMATQALLEDGDEVLIPAPDYPLWTAVTTLAGGRPVHYLCDESADWYPDLDDMASKITDRTRAVVVINPNNPTGAVYPKEIVEGILDLARRHGLMVFSDEIYDQIVYDEAVHHPTAALAPDLVVLTFGGLSKTYRVAGFRSGWLVVTGPREHAKSYLEGLTMLASMRLCPNAPAQYAIQAALGGRQSIHELTAPGGRLREQRDRAWEKLNEIPGVSCVKPKGALYAFPRLDPAVHAIHDDEKFVLDLLLREKIQVVQGTGFNWHRPDHFRILTLPYADDLDAAISRIGRFLSSYRQ
- a CDS encoding helix-turn-helix domain-containing protein; the encoded protein is MPRQPRRRSYDQYCAAARALDVVGDRWTLLIVRELLAGPRRYTDLHADLPGVSTDMLAGRLKDMEGAELVTRRRLPPPASASVYELTGRGRDLLPVLRALAAWGAPALDEPRPTDAVRAHWFAIPLLTVLEGLGARVVQVSLDEGEFHVRTGGDGQVEYGEGPAADAEVCLRTDTATCRALAGGELTLTEAVTAGRAELRASAGATVL
- a CDS encoding uridine kinase, which produces MRFEAISWERLADAVADRVDGAEPADGSDWHKVGVDGAPAAPGGEFADRVAAALRLRGRSVIVVATGGFLRPASLRFEHGKQDPDAYYSGWYDTGALWREVFGPLEPGGSGRVLPDLWDPVTDRATRSPAVPLPPGGVLVVHGPFLLGHWFPFDLKVHLRLSAGALARRTNQPWTLPAFARYEDEVGPADVADVVVRADDPRRPAWTGFTA
- a CDS encoding carbohydrate kinase family protein, whose translation is MTGPGALLVVGDVVTDVVARHRTPLAPATDTAAEIRTLPGGAGANVACWAARSGCTEVRLLARVGTDSVSWHDQALRRAGVRPVLVADPEAPTASVIALVGADAERTFLTDSGAALRLSPADWSPELLDGAARVHLSGYLFFAGPSREAAGRVLRDASAAGVPVSVDPASAGFLAELGPEAFLAAVDGAECLLPNADEARLLTGHADPAEAAAVLSRRFPLVAVTLGAAGAVLAAGGRVTARVPAPPARPVDSTGAGDAFTGAFLASLLAGADPVDAAGSGCRAGARAVTRVGGRP
- a CDS encoding pseudouridine-5'-phosphate glycosidase, with amino-acid sequence MPTHVSEEVREALHEGHPVVALESTIIAHGLPRPRNLTVARELEALVRDGGAVPATIAVVDGTVRIGLDEAGLARIAEDPSVRKLGHRDLAPALATGATGATTVSATALLADTAGIRVFATGGLGGVHREWAETQDESADLRLLAQVGVTVVCAGVKSILDVPATLQRLETLGVTVVGYGTETFPGFYLTSSGERVDWTVGTPQGVARVMRAQDELGGPRSALIVAHPVAPERQLDPALHDRVLAEGLAAAREKGVTGQAVTPFLLEYLTTHTEGASLEANLAAVRGNVWIAARIASAYRARP
- a CDS encoding cupin domain-containing protein, whose translation is MTTHAQPSFAVHIPDAELEPEPLDPGQILSGSPEVTGKVLWESADGKQIRGIWQITPGVVTDTEANELFVVVSGRATVAVEGGDTLEIGPGDACVLREGDRTTWTVHETLRKAYHISL
- a CDS encoding discoidin domain-containing protein, whose product is MRPHASAPPHRPVLTLLLAAVLLVTGGLLLASPGRADAADPLLSRGKPATSSSDEDSTLTPDKAFDGNPATRWASAEGSDPQWLRVDLGTTASVSRVRLSWEVAYAKAYRVEISADGVTWTTLATETAGNGGTDDWTGLTGKGRHLRVYGTARGTSYGYSLWEMEVYGIADGTTPPPTTGAFTAVAAGDIAAQCTASSSSCAHPKTAAQAQRINPKFYLTMGDNQYDDARLSDFRNYYDKTWGAFKAKTRPAPGNHETYDPAGSLAGYKSYFGAIAYPAGKPYYSYDEGNWHFIALDSNSFDDPAQIQWLKDDLARTTKGCVAAYFHHPLYSSGGHGNDPVSKPVWRILYAAKADLVLNGHDHHYERFAPQDPDGRATSDGIVEIVGGMGGAEPYPIETVQPNSQKRISGTYGVLKLDFTDTTYTWQYVGTDGQVKDAGPTYTCH